AAGTTACTATCAAAATAATCTATGTCAAGGATTAAAGGACGATGGTCTGAGTGTACATGCTCCCCATTAATAATCACAGCACGCGGGAATTTATTTGCCCATTCTAAATTACAGCCAACTCGATCAAGCCTTTCACGGATATCCCCCCTTCTCCAAGTGAATGGATCACCAACACAACCCATATCCTCTAGGTTACAGTCACTCAAGCACTTACGAAATTCCTGCATCATTTCATTTGATCTAGCATTGCCACCGTCTTTTTCACTAAAATAGATAATTTCATTAAAATCTCCAATGACTATCCAAGGATAATCAACATGGGAATGCAGTTGGCGAAGATCAGCCAAAGATAAATATTTTTCATTCCATGCCGTATAACCATAGAAACTCGTAAAGCGCCAATTTACAAAATTATCATTCATAAACACAACATCAATAAAATGGGAAGACAACTAGTTCAACTCAACTTTATTATCTTTTTGATAGAAAAGTACAAGACCACTAGACTTGCCATCACTCTCATCTAAAAACATGGAACTAAAACCTAAGATACAACGTAGCTCGTCAGCTTTACTTTTATTCAAATGCGACTCGGAAAGAAAAATCAAATCCACACAAGTACGAACTTGAAGCTCTCGGAGCTCTCGAACTGCCGTGGAAGACAACATTCCACGGCAGTTCCAACTAATTGCTTTCATTTCTCCTGGCGGTCCTCCGGACCGGAGGCCACCAAATCAGTGCCCGCAACTCTGTCCTCTCCAACTGACTCCCTGCTTTGCTGTGTGTAAACCTCCTCCTACTATTTTTCCTTCGCTATATGCGTAATAACCCCATCCACATCCCTCCTAGTTTCAACTCTACCCATACAAACTCTCTTAGAGGAAACACTCGTCTCACCATACAACATGCGTTCATAGCTATCCATCTCTCTctcaaaagaaaattttaaatcAGTACCCATTTGTGGGGCATCAAAAGGGTTATTTCTCTTTTTCCCTATGATTTGATTTCGATCACTCTCTGACTTCTCATTTCCTCCCTTCTTTCTATCctttctctctttcttctttttctgACCCTGCATGGGAATTTTACTAGCAGCAAAAGTAAATACTCCAGTATCATTAGCCGTGTTCTGGTCAGCCAGCCTTGCCGCAACTGCACCTGAGAGTGCCCCCAGTACGCCAGGCTTAAACAACAACATGTCCTGCAGATTATTTGCGCCAGCCGCAGCATCAAAATTAGAGATACCTAAAGGTCTAAAAATGGCCACGGCTAAACTCAGTGAGCCTAGCCACTAGGAATGGTTGAGATTTTGACATTATGTATTTAATTGTATCAAGACATTAAAATTTGACTATTATAGCAAATATCACGATCTCTAGCTGCCGGCTTCCAAAAAGTTAGGGTTCCTCTTGCCTCCCGCCGGCGCCGGTCCGCCCTAACTCCAGTGGCCTTAGGACCATGGAGGCGGAGTGGATGTCGACCCTTTCCGGTGGGAGGACTTCGCTTTTAGATCTTTTTTCGAGTTTTGTTAGGATTTGTGTCCTACTCAGGAAGGCAAGACGGCGTCGAttccctgaagatggaataaaggtctccccgcctagcccccgTTCCGGTGATGCGTCCAGCATCGTCGGtaggcgtgtggaggtgtgtctccggcggATCTGTCTTTGCTCAGATCTGTTCGTCGCTCGTCTATGTTCTTGTGTCTTTAGGTTGGATCCTTCCGATCTACACTCTTCATCGGCGGCAGTTGCTGTTCTGGTGCGTTGGttctatggggccttagcacgatgaCTTCCTGACTATCTACTACAACATGGTTTGCCAGGCTCCGGTGAGGAAGGGGGGATGATAGCAGCGTGCCTTCAGCTCGCTTCAGTGTTTGTTGTCGTCGCTAGGTGGTTTAtggatctggatgtaatttttattatttctagtaTTCGTTGTACTACCaagattgaagatgaatagattgaaagtttttcATGCAATTTTTTTGACTATTATGTTGTTATCAGGGGAAACTTAGCTTTTCTGCAAAACAACCACATTCATTCTTTTGTTATACCTTGCATGTAGATGTAGGTATGTTATATCATACCTAGCATGACTTGCGAGTATATTCAACGTACTGACCCTTGTGGTTGCAGCTTATCATGTTGCAGATGTTtatacgacgagtaagtgatacgatATATGGTTACGATGTCTATATTCAACTTTTGTCTGTGGCGTTGATGGATTCTATGAAGattttatttacttttccgctatAATTTGTTTGTATGCTAGCTTTCTACTACGTAGGTATGTAATATTTAAATTCTAGATCTACGATGTAATATTTATGACATGTGGTTTATTTTGATATTACACCATGCACTGTGTGTCCTAACTATTGATCCAGCGACTACCATAGTGAGCATCGAGACGGGAATCTTATCAGTTTCGGTCATTACAGATAGGTGAAGTGGTGGGATTGGCCAGTTTTGGGGTTGTGGGCGTTAGGCTGTGCCGTGCTAGTGGGCACAGAGAAGGTTTATGGCATTAGATGAActccaagtttcatgattttttgtGGAGCTCCTATGGATTGAACTAAAGCCCCATAAAAAGATTAATAATATTTGGACCAAGGTTCGCATTTGATTTGGTAAAAAAATTAGAAATGGTATAAATGAGGTATAAACTATTGCTAGATTAAGGCTTGGGCTAAAATTGTGAAATAATTTGGAATCTCCCAAATATCGCACGTAGGAGCGTGCAAGGTTTGGGATCTATCTCATGCTAAAACATAAAAAAGGAGAGGGGTCAAATGAATCATTATTAATAAAATGGCAATATAATTTGTTGGAATAGTTATTGTAGCTTCCTAATAACATTTGGATAACAAGTGTAGGGTTTTTAAGAGAATATCCATGTGAAATCTCTCAATttaatctatgcattttattGAGTTACATTTTGATTAAGGTTTGCACTTAATTCGTATGGGCTTAATTCAGCCTCATTTCGAAATTAAAGCATGATTACATGATAGCATGTTGCAATGATGATGCAAAAATAAATAACAAGCCATTTTAATTAGGGTACCTCACCACAAGTCTAGGGAATCCGAAAGATACAACAAGTAGATAAATGGGGCCAACAAACCAGATGGAAGAAATTCTTGAAACACCGGATGAAAGATACTTAGAACCCGTATCAAGAGTTATGATCACAAGGTAGAGAGTGATCTACCCTTTTTGCGGTTTGCCAAAGCTCTGAGCAGCAATTACCTGAAACTTGTAAAGAGTAAATCAAACAAAAGATTGTTTTGATGATGCTTTGACAAAGCACTCCGAGTGTCAAAAGACTTCAGTCTCATAAACGTATAGAGCAAATAATATATGCATGGATAAAAGACCGTTAGATAGCCATGTTCATTCTTGTCATGCTATTATAGTAATGCAATGACCAAACCAAGGTAACCAGCACTGCGTAACTATGAAGGCTCCCCTCCTTATGTAAGCATAACTTCAAGCATTCAGTACGCGGAAGTAGTTGCCTCTATGCAAAATAACCTGGAACAGAAGAAAAACTAGGCATGAAAAAATCTTTCTAGAACCGAGTGATTACAAAAGCAGTAGGTCAAACACATAAAAAATGGGTTACCTTCTATATGCAAACGGCCCTTCTAAAAAGATTTTGATTTCTTCCCAGGTCCAATGGTCCCTATACAAGCATTGTTCCTAACGTGGGGAAACCATGTTAAAAGAAAGCAATTGTTGTTCACTATAGGTATTGAATTTGCCAGTTCATTGGGTTAAACATCGTGCATCCACATGAAGGTGATCAACAAAATAAAAAACAAATGAATATTATCATTCAATCCCATTCACATAGCTTAAGAACACAAGCAGAACATTAGAACAATAGTGTGCTATTACAGCGGAATTTACATAAAACTGAATCTAGTGTGTGCTATGCAATAGCATAAAGAAATTGAAAATTAGAATGTAGAGATAGAACAAGAAAAAGAGCATTGGTGACTGGCAAAGAACGAGGATATTAGATAGGCATACCTAGTCAGCATGGGCACGCTTTGCCTCCTCGATAACTGCAATGCTAGGCTATGTTTCCTCCCTGACGGGTACCTACGAGACAAGTAATCATTGTTGTTGCGTGCTAGTTGCTATTCATTGTTCTTCATAGTTGCTAATCATTGTTCTTCATAGACTTGCAAATGCTAGAACAAGAAAAATGTTGAATTTGACAACCATGTCAAGTAATCATTGTTGTGTGCTAGTTGCTTGGCATGTGTAATTTAATCAATATTATTTGCGATTCTTCCGACTCTATCATGACTCATAAATCAAAATAAAAATGCAACGGTTGTTCTTCCGACTCTATTTATCGAGTTCCCGAGCTATTTCCATTCAATTTCATATGAAAAGTTGATTCCACAAGAAAGATTTAGATTGGAGAATTTCATGCCCACAATACAATGTAGTGGTAGGAGTGCAATTTCAGTGAAATATTTGTGGTTTGAGTTGGTCCTTCCAACGATAATGAACATCATATTCTTTCATTTTTTTATTATCTTCATTTGTACTTAACGCAACATCCAATCATTTTTTAAAATATGCCTGATTCAAATTTCATCACATGCTTCTATCATCTTTGATTTATAACTTCGTTTTCTATAAAAATGGGCAGGCGCGGCAACGCGCGTCTTCATGTTCTAGTAGATTTTATTAGTTGGGGGGAGCTATGCGTCGGCCGAATGATAACTTCCAGTTATCCCCTTGCCTCCTCCATCAGATAAGCCGCGGTTCAATGGTCCACGGTGCATAATTCGTCTAGCTTCACAACATTGGTCATGTTTCAACACATCACGAAGTTGCATTTTATCTCACACATCCCTCCTTCGCAAAAGCAGCATCACATATTGACCATGTTTTAGAAACATTAGTGAAGTTGCAATTCGGCAAGCTCGCAGACCCTTCTCAACAACATAAGTGATGTTTTAGACATGACGGTGAAGTTGCAATTCGGCAAGCCCGCAACATCCACACCTTCGCAACACAGGGGATGTTTCAGAAACGCCGGTGACATTGCAATCAGCCGCTCATCGCCCTCAGAACATCCTCACTCGTAGCCAGCCGTCCATTGCACCAGCTCACAACATCCCCCTCATTTGCAGCAATGGTATAGAGAGAGAAAGTTACGCAGGGGGGACATGTGTTGCATGCGCTACGCGTCTAGCAGCGGGGCTCTAACAGAGCCGAGTACGAGCTGGGTTGCTCCACAATATATGAGTAAAGATTGATCAGAAGATCATGGAGGCAGCCGCGTATGATCAGCCGGGTGAACGCTATCAGTTTGTGTTGTTTTTGGTTGCTCTGCGAGCCCATCATACGATGTTGATTCAGGTGAAAATTTATGTAAACTAATTACCACCAATCTTTGAATTTAAGCCGTGAATTCTTAAATTACACCTCAGTGTAAGCACAAACGGTGTCTCTTATTTGTTCAACTTCAAGCATGAACTTCACAACCACAGTACTACAAATACATTGCATACATCAAGCTGAAATCAATAACGCACACACAGCACATACACTACAAACCACAACATCCACAAATTGCTAACACATCTGACACCAGGAACAGGAACCCATAGCTGCAGCTTCATCAAACCAGGTTGCAATAACATTCAGTTGGGCGTAACTTACAGGGTAACACCAGGGACGTGAACCCATTCCAGCTGTAGCACGACAGAGCCACTGTCAACGTTCTTCAGCTTCAGAATCAAGTCTTGGACGACCTTGCCATTCTTCCACGATACGTGGCTCTCACTGCCAAGGTAGTTTGTGCCAACCGGGTAGATCGTCTTGATCCTGGTTCCATCAGAGGCATGCTTTAGATCCAGCTTTGCAGCGTCATAGATATCAGTTACATTGAACTCAGCCACTCCCATGCTGTCATCCGCTGTGAATTTGTCCTCATCAAAAACCTCCTGCATGATGTTTTTGCCAGGTGGATATATAAGTGTTCATTTCATATCTTCACCAACCATCTATGGATCTATGGTGTAAAGGGCCCCCCCTATTTTTCATGTTTCAGCACAAAAGAAAATTCCATGCAATCATTGTTAACTGAAGTTCCTTTCAACTTCAGGTTACACAAAATATGTACACACAAAATTTTAGCAGAGTTTACTTGATGAAGAAACTCAAACAGCAAACTTACAAGTTTCACTGGCTTTGTAAGATTTGTGACAGGGAGCACCAGTACATCATTCCATAAGGGATTGGCATTTTTCTTCTGAACGCTAGTCTTCACCTTCTACACCATGAGAAAATAAAACTTCAGTAACACAGATAGATAACGAAATTAGCAGTAATGCTGAGAGACACGATAGCTGTCCATGTCACTGAACCTGAAGTCAACTGTAGAAATTACAGTTTATATAATCATAGTGCATAATtgtctttttcaaaaaaaatagtGCATAATTGTGAACTGAAAATCTGACATCATGCTACTGTCCAAAATTTATAGCATTCAACCAACTCTATCAAAGGCTAGCAACAATTCCACGAGGAGATAAAATAGAACCAGACCTGTTCGTACAGAACTATTGATTGTACTATATAAACCATTGGGTAGGTAATCAACTAAATGGACATAACATCATGATTTTTCGATTGAAGGTGAACTTTTAGGTTTTGGTACTCTGCTCTTCAGTTAAACAACTGGACATTCACATTTCCATCACGATTTTCTTGTTTTGAGCTTGACTTATTTCATGATTTGATATACCGCTATGCTGCAAAACATAACATGTCCTGTTTGCACGCCAGGCCAAATGCGTCGGTCTTGAAATTCCATGACCAAGTTGGGAACTAGTCTGATTCAAATCAACCATTTCAAAACCTGTTTATAAGGTATTAATCGGTGCCTCTCTGGTGTAACTATATGAGAATATAAGAACCAGCTTAACAGCAAGAAATAGCTGGTCCGTACTTATTGATCTATCGAACATCTTGTGAGCACAAAACGAGTTCGGAGAAGATCGTCACCCTCCCTGACCCCGATCCCCTGAGTGCCATGCGGCCGTAAACTATGTATGCGTGGGTCGTTGGCCGCGACCTTTGCCACGCCGCGCTCAGCAGCCGGCAGCAACACATGGCTCCTACGTCCAAGGACTGGGAAGAAGGGGATGAGGATCTGACCTGGGAGCCGTAGCAGAGGACGACGTAGGGGTCGCTGGTGTGGGTGAGCGAGTCGGCGATGACGAGGTTGTGGCCTCGGACAATGCGGACGCTGAGCTTCCCGATCACCGGCTCCGACGCCATGGCAGACAAATTTCTTGGCTTCTAGCCACGGGATGGGAGTAGGGCGAGAAGAGAGAATTAAGGAGCAGGTAGCGGGCTGGTGGCAGGGTGGATGCGGCCAACAGCTGGCGGCCGGCACCCGGTTTTATAGGCGGCTCCGCCAACTATGGGGACCCTCGGGCCTCGCCTACCTCGTGGACAATAATGGGCAATATTTGAAATTAATAGTAAGTATTAATTTGTGTCGAGTAAATTGCGAATTCTGCCGCCTCTTCTACGTATTTCAGAAAGCTTTGCATATCCTGTATCCTACTCG
This region of Triticum urartu cultivar G1812 unplaced genomic scaffold, Tu2.1 TuUngrouped_contig_5109, whole genome shotgun sequence genomic DNA includes:
- the LOC125528788 gene encoding protein C2-DOMAIN ABA-RELATED 8-like; amino-acid sequence: MASEPVIGKLSVRIVRGHNLVIADSLTHTSDPYVVLCYGSQKVKTSVQKKNANPLWNDVLVLPVTNLTKPVKLEVFDEDKFTADDSMGVAEFNVTDIYDAAKLDLKHASDGTRIKTIYPVGTNYLGSESHVSWKNGKVVQDLILKLKNVDSGSVVLQLEWVHVPGVTL